The following are encoded in a window of Chitinophagaceae bacterium genomic DNA:
- a CDS encoding enoyl-CoA hydratase/isomerase family protein yields MEAYVRSHIEHGINTIEFFHPQSNSLPGKILEELAKEIHFAGTHDDTRVIILKSAGEKTFCSGASFDELVGIKTEAEGLKFFSGFAHVINAMRKCPKFIIGRIQGKCVGGGVGLASAVDYAIATTGAEIKLSELAVGIGPFVVGPAVERKIGTSAFSALAIDAGNWRNTEWARKKGLFAEVHDSIENMDEAVYRLADTLAHSNPAAMAEMKKIFWKGTEHWDEMLKERAAISGKLVLGTFTKNAINKFRSKK; encoded by the coding sequence ATGGAAGCCTACGTAAGATCCCATATTGAACACGGCATCAATACCATTGAGTTCTTTCATCCGCAGAGCAACAGCCTCCCCGGTAAGATTCTGGAAGAGCTGGCCAAGGAAATTCATTTTGCCGGGACCCATGACGATACGCGGGTCATCATTTTAAAAAGCGCGGGGGAAAAAACATTTTGTTCCGGTGCAAGTTTCGATGAACTGGTTGGCATTAAAACCGAAGCAGAAGGATTGAAGTTCTTCAGTGGTTTTGCGCATGTGATAAACGCCATGCGCAAATGCCCCAAATTCATCATTGGCCGCATCCAGGGAAAATGTGTTGGTGGCGGAGTGGGATTGGCAAGCGCCGTTGACTATGCAATAGCAACCACCGGCGCCGAGATAAAATTAAGTGAACTGGCTGTTGGTATCGGACCCTTCGTGGTTGGTCCGGCGGTGGAAAGAAAGATCGGAACATCCGCCTTCAGCGCCCTGGCCATTGATGCCGGCAACTGGCGCAATACCGAGTGGGCAAGAAAAAAAGGACTGTTTGCTGAAGTACACGATAGTATCGAAAACATGGACGAGGCCGTTTACCGACTGGCAGACACCCTGGCTCATTCAAACCCGGCAGCGATGGCTGAAATGAAAAAAATATTCTGGAAGGGGACCGAGCACTGGGATGAAATGCTGAAGGAAAGGGCGGCCATCAGCGGGAAACTGGTGCTGGGTACGTTTACAAAAAACGCCATCAATAAATTCAGATCAAAAAAGTAA